GCATAGATGATGCTGTGTAGCTGTTATATAGAAAAGTTTCTCAAATTTTACACTTACAGGAGCACACACTTTCGGTCGAGCACAATGTGGGATCTTCAGCTACCGACTATACAACTTCAGCGGGACGGGCCAGCCCGACCCGACGCTGAACGGAGACTACCGGGTCCAATTACAGCAGAACTGCCCGCAAAACGCGAACTTCAACAGATTGAACAATCTCGAACCGACCATGCCCGACATTTTCGACTACAACTACTTCCTCGACATCGAGAACAACCGCGGCCTCCTGCAGTCCGACCAAGAGCTGCTCTCTGCAGTGGATGCGGTGTCGACCACCGCCCCGATCATAAACAGCTTCGCCAGCGACCAGAGCACCTTCTTTAGCAACTTCGCGGCGTCGATGATCAACATGGGGAATATAAGCCCATTAACTGGGGATCAAGGGGAGATTAGGAAGAATTGCAGGGTGGTTAATGATAGCTGAAGAAATATTGGTGTGGAAATTTTTGTAGTTAATGGTCTGTTTGTTTGCACGGAAGTGGGGTGGAACCGTGGAAGTGGGAAGGggaaagtgattttcggtgaaaactgactacttccgttgtttggtttattgtaattttattacgGCCGAAAGTTTAGTTCACCCAAAATACCAAAATTGACTTCGCCCTTCccatggggcgaagtcaatttcggtGAAGTGAAAGGAGGCAAGAGTGGGAACTTAATTATGGTTGATGTCTTACGGTTACACTCTTCTCAATTGtgaaagtaattaaattttttattttgattgtatgtctaaaatatgatcaaatttgattaggtaagctttaatatattttttgtttaatttgtatttttagaaaattatgaaaattaatttgttaaatgttaataattttttaactttaaaattttatttgttatattattataatttatatgcaaacagataatataattttttaaaattttattttataattatacagatatataattatattaatttttttatttattataatttattattcactaataAGTTACAAGTAGATAATGATATCACGTAGGAGGTAAGTATACCGGCGATATAGGGATTATATAATTTTCGATAAAACAAACGGAGGGAGCGGAGAACTGTACTTTTTACGTTATCTACTTTCTACCAAACAAATAGCAGAACTGGCAGAACTGCACTTtcacagttagaaacaaacagcagaagtgaattaattttcacctaaactctacttcaaTTCAAAATCCACTTCTACTCAAAAtttacttacgttgaaacaaacatgccctaagctGAACAAGTCGTAAGGTACATGACAAATAATCATGTTCTCAGCGAGAACACGTAGAATGAGCCAACTCAGATTCTATTCTCATCTTCTCCTGTAAATCGAGATAAGTATTATTTGTGTGGAACATCATGCACAGTATCGGATGTTCGGAAAGAGTGCGACAAATTATTTGTATGTTTTCGAGTGGAATAAAAACAAGAGCTTTAAGTATTGTTTGCAATTTCTTTGTACTACTAGAATAAATTTGCAACTTGTACAATGCATCCACATTGATCTTGTTGTTTGGAACTTagcttaatatttttcttttcattcattAATAAGATAATCGATCtcgatattcaaattaaaaagaaaaaactttattattagTTACTCTCCAAACTGTTTTTTGTTTGGAacagaaattataaaaatttaggagTGTGGTCAGAGATTACTTAAGaagcttaaattaaataatattcaaTGCAATTGTAGTTTTGAATCctaatctataatatataaaaataaaaataaaaaataaaaaaaagactttATATGGTGCATAGGATTCACTTACTATGGTGTAATATGTTAGAGGAAAAACTTAATATAACTTCTCTTTTGGACCTACTTAATTATATAAGATGGGAGAGTGTATTAGATAATGACAAAGAAATACGTGTAGAGCTATTATACATAGTTTGGAAAGCATAAAGAAGTTAGTGTTTtcgactttttggcccttaaattaagaattatagaattgggatgatagtggtcctcctaaaagaataatattaatctaaggGCTATAAATGGTCAAAGGGTTTAATCGAAgggttaaaaaattagaaacaccAACTTGATCAtttatgctttcgaaagcaccATAAGGGGACTCAATAAATACTTAGATTGCTACATTTTTCATTGAAATAGAACTTTAAAATATCTAGTTCAAAACAAACTAAAATAGTAACTCAATTTCAAGTACCTAGTTAATTATTGGCTATGGTGAGTGTGATCTTTTAATAATAGGTATGTTGAAGCTAGGTAACATTTACATAATAAATTTGATCAGATTTAATGTATCTGGTAAGTCGCTAATAACTAACTTATTATATATCCAAGACAAGATAGCTGTTGTCTTTGACATTAATGACCTTGCTTGCAAAATAGCATAATCAATCAAATCATTGATGTTTACCCCTTGCATGGTACATCATTGATAATGTAGCATTGTAGTGTCTAAGTACACAatttgcaaattaattaagaaaactcaagtagaaaattttaaatctattgagAGAGTTGAGaaaatacttttagaaataccAAGTTCTCAATGCTTTCACATGGTTTTGGATGATGAGGAATTCAAATCGACATGAATTAATGGAGCTAGAATTCAATTTCAACACTATTTATCTAGTGtccaagtagtctaaaaattaacaattttcgACGGTAAATATAAGGTGTATTTGTGATCGCTTATATAATCGCTGAGAAATATTGTCAAAAATcacgaattttgaattttagaaagTTCCACATGccataaatcatgttcaacaatACTGTTCACTACTTaatcactaaataaataatatcgaaatatcacaaatttttaaattttaaaaatttcacatatcataaatcatgttcaacatCGATCATTGCTCACCGCTTACTTTTacactagataaataataccaaaaatcacaaattttgaattttagaaaaattcacAAACCATAGATCATCTTCAGCAGCATTGTTCACCACttaattactaaataaataatatcgaaaattcacaaattttaaattttagaaagttcACGTAccataaatcatgttcaaccgCATTGTTCATCGATTATCgagggcttggtagttggtattaTTAATATCCCTAATCCTAAAGCATGCTTATCTTTGCATTTATGCATGGGAAACCAAGTCATTATCCTTCACTTGTTTGCTTTTTTGATGTAGATGATGATGGAAATGGTATAGAGAGAGTGCGCACATGTGATAAGGAGAAATTTATTGCAATGAAGAGAGAGTAGCATTATGTCATTTTAAGTTCAATTAATTGTAACACGTGTGCCAACCATATGCATATAATAATACActgttttcaacttttttaataaaaaaaaatgctagcATTGTCGGCAACACACTTTAATTACttctctaatttaattaatttacactattaattaatatttctgaATCCATTTTCTAATAACTTGATCTTTTAGGTAACTAATATTGTATAAAACcaattttgaatattataatGTGATACTTCTTAATTTCgcatacattttatatatattcctgGATATATTGATCTTTGCGATAACATGTGCACGCAtgccatattttttaaaaacaataataaaaaaacgaaaaataaaTGCACCTTAATTACCCCCGAATATATCATGTTCCATGTATACATAACCCTTTTAGAATATAAAAACAAATTGTTGCATGTTTAATTAATTGCAAAACTTATGTATGTTCTACACTCAACATGTTGTTTTGCAAAACTTCTGTAAAAATAAGCAACCGAAAcaattattgtattatttaggGAGGTAATTAAAGTgcatatatttgtattatttggGGTTTACATGCAACGGTGCAATATTTTCAAAGGGATAATTTGCATAACTTATATAAAAGCAAAATGACttgtttaaaaattaatgaaatgatCATCgtgtatattaaatttttacgGATTTATGATTCAATTCTAAACAATTGACTTCGACAAAGTGTGGGTTTTGTACTTAGTTTTCAACCTCTATTAaagttataattataaattgatTAATGACAGAGAATTTTGTGTGGAAAATAAACCCAAGAATGATGTCCTAAGATATTAGACAAGTTCAAAATCTAATCTAAATAGTATAGTGAGCAAATCGGAATTTTTCATGAGTTCAGGGACTATCTTACAATTTTAGGCCTCGTTTGTGTCATTCGAACACAAATTATACGCAATGAAGAATGAGAGTGAATGATAGAGCGCTTGTAAGTAATAAACTTAAGCAAATTTggtaaacaaaaaacaaaagcataTGTAGTGGTcatttttttgggttaaaaaatgtgaaataatcATCGTCTTCCAAAATTTAAGATATCAGAAAACGGTGTTTCTTACAAGTTACATATTCGAAACAAGCCTCTTCATATCTGGACTAGCTCGTGAATAAGAGAAAACTAGGTAATACTAGAAACCTAGCTAGGAAGACTCGAAGTATTGACCTCTTGCTCTCATACAATGTTAAAGAATGTAAAACAATCGCTGttcttcaaaaatttaagttgTCAGAGAACACTGTTACTCATTCATCTATTCAACACTTatgttttgaatttatttgGCATTTTTATGACCTTTGTTGGCATCTAACTGAGCTGCATTACAAACAAGCTAACAACTATGTAAAGTTTTTATCtataaagaaaagcaaaaatataTGACAATAATACTAAACAAGAACTTACCTAATCAATTTTTTGTTGAGATGTCCCTCTTTGTTGGTTGCCTTAATTTCCAATCCACATGATAGTGTAGAGaattgatataaaatatttataagtagGAATATAGAACCGAGATTTTTAAATATGTAGAAGAAATTCTGTTCGTTTGGAGAAAGGAGCTTATGTTCATACGACGAATCTATACACATTCGAGATAGACTTCTaggtaaaaaaaagtatattttttattgtattcagtataaaaattttacagaagAGTCCTGGGCATGACAAGGAACCCTCCTCCTTAGGAGGCTAAGAGACCATTTCCATGCCCAATTTGTGTTGGAAAAGTCATTGCACTGCTTTTAGAACACCAACTTGGAATGTTCAAATGCTTACCAAGCAAGCTCAACCCCCTCAATTTAAGTTGCATGGCCCCCCAAAACCCTTACCCTTCACTATATAACTATGCCTCTGAACCCTCATTCCAAACCACACAAGCTAGTGTACTGGTCATAtaacaagaagaagaataagaagaagaaaatgttgTCTAATTATTCTGCTTCTCTTTCTTCAGTAGTTCTAACCATCTTCGCTGTTCTTCTGCTTCGCGGTTCCGAAGCTCAACTGAGCTCCACCTTCTACGATCGCACGTGCCCGAATGTGTCGGCTATCGTGACCAGCGTCATCAAGCAGGCGCATCAGTCCGACGTTAGGATCTACGCGAGCCTCACCCGCCTTTTCTTCCACGACTGCTTTGTCCAAGTACTCGATCGTTTTCACCTTCGCCTCTCCTATCTTTCTCGACAACAAATTTTTATGTAGATTAAATTTTAGACTCGCGCATGAGATAATGATACCAACGGTACAAATATGACAtgtcaataaaaaattagaagcacTGAATCTTgtcaaatttattatataacaaTTTCTTCTTTGCTTATAATATCACTATCATTTATATAACTCGCGAGTATTTATTGGTCTTTTCCTCTCGCGCTAACAAATCGAATGAAATATGAAATTCACAGGGTTGTGATGGATCGTTGTTCTTAGACAGTACCCCTACGATACAGAGCGAGAAGAGCGCGCCTGCGAACAACAATTCGGCCCGCGGGTTCCCCGTGGTGGACAATATCAAGGCGGCGATAGAGAATGTTTGTCCCGGCGTGGTCTCGTGCGCCGATATCCTCGCCCTTGCATCTGAAGCTTCTGTGGATCTGGTAAGCCATCTCCTAGTACCATCACTACTCCGATTTTCTCCCGCGTTTCCTTAAAGTCCTACATATTGACCCTTCTACACAAAGGAAAGTTCTAAGACTAATTCTTTCAAAGAGCACTTTCACTTCATTAGAAAAAAGAACATATCTGAACTATGACCCATTTTGATCCAATTATCTAATCCTTAAGAATTTTGATTTGAGTAATTCAATgacttttaaactttaaaatttgagtgtattgtttatttttacgaGCCTGATCATTAATTAGTATGTTTCATAAAAGTTATGCAATTATAGTTTCATTTAAAATCAGTAATAGGCaaaagtttttaaaagattgggTGGTTAAATTAAAATGGGCAAAAGTTTAGGTaaaattctatacattttttacCTTATTATGAGCGAGTCCTTAGCTTGTTTTTCGCGTGTTCAATGAAATAAAcaacattaattaatttaaaattcttcAAATTAAGAGTataaattgactaaaatttgAACAAGATATACATTGAGAGTTTATCTCACGAGATAACACTTGGTATATATGATGCATGGAGAGGATTTTTGCATGCATGGAAGAGATATATATGAAACACGTACGTATAATTTAATGATCAAAGtgattttattatttctcaCTAAATCTTTAATTTTGTATGCATTAAAAAACATGTATTCGAACAAAAGATTAATCATTAATTACTGTTCAGTCGTAACTAATTTTcttaagaaataattaaatacaaGTGTTTCTAGACGTGACCTTTTCTTACTTAgtcaattttataatatttaatgtgTGGTTATTTATGCAATGCTAACTTCAAAAACTGTGGATAATAATACCTTTGACAAGTCAAAAATATGACCAGGTTATATACATCTTAATAAATGTTTTAACACGGAGTTATTAATGTGTTAGAGAAGagttcaaattaatttaaaagaattatttgATACGATAATTTAAAAGTAAGTTTTCAAGTAGCTAGAGTGTGcttggttgaaaaaaaaaataaaataaaaagaaagtgcTTTTGTTGTAGCTAGAAGCAGAAACATAACGATCGATCTGAGCCTCAAaaatagaagtttcaaattgatACTTTTCGGTTTTAACATATTTATGGTAATTTAATGttgtagttttttaaaaaataaaactactcAGACGACGACACTTAATTAAACATCATTACACGGTGGAGCAGATCCAAACAAATACTTAActctaaatttaagattaagATACTTTAAgatgtatttattttaataaaacaatatagacaataatatttaattaaatatcattGTCTGACTTTTAGCAATTAATTACTgccataaaaaatatttttaataaagtaTTAATGGCCATACTTTTAGTTCTGAAATTTTAAGTCCCACAGTCATATTTAACTAATAAATATTGATGTGCTGCATTTGtgccaaaaatataataatgtaatgaatcacaaaatcacaaaataataattaagatacaTTACTCCCACGTCAACGACATATTAGCCTCTAGCCAACTAAAATAGGTTGCGGGATTTTATTCTATCAATTTCAGAAGTTCGACCCAGAGATTGAATTAAACATATTAAACTTTGAAGGGCAAAGCATCATGCccttcatagtttgaggaccaacaGTAAAATCTAGCCCTACTTTTTAGAGAGACAGAGAAAGGTAGCAAGATATCTGCTTTGTTACTTTTTCGGTACTAACTAGTAAATTCTTAGCCAACTGCGATAGATATGATTGATAGTTTGGCATAAATTAATGTTCGATACCTCTAACGCTTAACGTTGTCGACAGTCTGGCGGTCCTTCGTGGAGCGTGTTGTTGGGAAGAAGAGATAGCACGACGGCAAACCTGGCTAGCGCCATGAACCTTCCGAGCCCCTTCGATACCCTAAGCAAACTTCGGTCCAAGTTCTCCAATGTCGGCCTCAGCGACACCGATCTCGTCGCCTTGTCGGGTTAGTCGCTCCGCAAAATCTCAAAAATCATACATTTTTCTCGTCTTATATTAAATTCTGATCTTATTTTGGTCTATAATTTAACAGGTGCCCACACATTTGGTCGAGCACAATGTCGGTTCTTCAACCAACGCCTGTACAACTTCAACAACACAggccgacccgacccgaccctaGACACGACCTATCTGGCTACGTTACAGCAGAGTTGCCCTAAAAATGCAAACCTAAACGGATTGAACAATCTCGACCCGACCACGCCCAATAAGTTCGATAAAAACTACTACTCCAATGTCGAGAACAAACGCGGCCTCCTCCAGTCCGACCAGGAGCTGCTCTCGTCGTCGGACGCGGCGTCGACCACCGCACCGATCGTAAATAGTTTCGCCAGCAGCAAGAGCACCTTCTTTCGCGCGTTCGCGACGTCGATGATCAACATGGGGAATATAAGCCCGTTAACCGGGAGTCGAGGGGAGATTAGAAGTAATTGCAGAAAAATAAATGGAAGTTGAAggatttttacaaaaaaaattttgcatcGGTTGAATAAGTTCAAAGGTGTGTGACAAATTTATTGTAtgtgtaaaatgaaaaatataattgtgTTCTCAATGAGAGAGCATATGTGTACAACAAAttatttgtttctctttttttttttttttaatgaaataaagAGGGGAGCTTTAAGTGCTCTTTGGAGTGTTATGAACAAGTTAATTGTATGGATCGATACCATTAAATTTTAGGggtttattattattcaaaatttttaaattaaccCACTGCAACAAAAACGGTccatagcgacacttttaaatgtaggtacatgttaaaaaagtgctgctagctaaaattaccgacacttttaaaaagtgttgctatatgtgggatcgctaggtatatagtgacagttaaagagtgtcgctataacctaaaaaagtgctgctaatttaccaacacttatttaagcatttagcaaccgccaaaactctatctcgttggctgcggtagcggaggaggacgacagtaaaggctcttcctctagaatttcagtggattgagtgaagagagaagaaaagatggtaattgatttttcttttttttttttcttttctgtttgtaatcggaccaaATGGACTAGGTGTGGTGAGTTGAGTTgagtaatcttttttttttggttggattgggctttgtatttaggcattagtagatgtgtttttaagttttaacataaatgggacacttacttaaaagtgttccaaacatgtgtccctataacctaattctgttgtagtgaccTTTTTATTCTCAAAAGTTAAGTAATTACTTACTCCACTAAatttatgatttcgaaaaattacataaaatatattaattatactcataaatataaatatagtattcAAGTTTCTAAATCAATGTGCCGTTAACGGACTCcagtcaaataaattgaaagattagataataaaattaaaattttaaaagattaaatggcccattcaaaatgatctataattcaaataattaaaattcaagattttaattttactatcaaatctttcaatttatttgatttgaatcaatcagCGGCACTTtagcttcaaaattttaattcgtcatttatcttcaatagattcatttagtatattttatataattttcacaACTATAAGTctgttaaataaataattaacttaaatttttaagtcaaaGTACCATTGACcaattaaaatcaaacaaatttaaaattttgaaaaattggataGGCAAATCCAAATGATCCATGATAAGTTTCGTACTTTTTACCTAAAATTTGTTCTTTATAtaaagagtaaacttcaaatgccaccattgtggtttcgcactttttcactttagtaccctgtggtttaaattatatcaagttaatatcttgtggttttatttttctcttttcgtcagctcctccgttaatatttcgttaaattatatataaaaaactttatatatccacctaggtttatcgaattttcattttagtaccctttagttttaactttgtcactgatttaacgaaaaagaaatggtgaaatggataataaaaagaaaaaaatgaaatcacagggtactaaattgatacacaaATCATAGGGTACcaaaataagaaagtgtgaaaccacataggtggtatttgaaattttctcttgtataaaagaactaaagaaaaattgttaaaaatttaGGGACAATTAGTGTGGaaatagagatgtcaacgggtcagattcgggacggatttttaaaaattcgaatccgaacccgacttcAAACCCGAGACCCGCACCCTAACCCGAGCTCGAcagatttaaaaattcatatccaaacccgaatccgaccaaaattctaaaacccaaacccgaaaatttgaacacgaaacaattatttcttttttcaatatttcaaaatatattatattaaatctaaatttttaaaatacaaattcaaaaataacatcaattattatatatatatatatatattatatattatataatatatatatattttatatatattatatatatatgatatatatagtataataccaAATAAATTCGGTATTCGGGTTCGGCGTTCGGGttgggtacagtcaaaatctatCCGtggaatttctatttttaatatccatatcGAATCGCATACCATTTAATTAGCTATCGAAAATATCCGTTTCTATTCGGGTTctggttcggataaaatttcaggATATTCCATACCCATTAAACATTTCCTATGCGGAAATGAAAATTTTAGGACCAAAAAGACATTTCTTTTGAATGTCTGGGGCTATGTGGCAATTTACCACCTTCTTCGTTTACCGTGAGATAAAGTGCGgttaaatccaaacccaaaaagaagagaagaaagaaaatgaaaaatctcACGCGCAATGTCGACCTCCGCGGCCCCTCGAACCGTCGCCGCCCGcctcccttcctctctctccgtCTCATCCCCACCAACCATACCTCTCTCCTCCCCATCTCCCTCCCCTCCCACCCGcgctccttctccctctcctctctccgaAACCCTATGCTCCCCTTCCCCCCCTCCCCcttcctcccccgccgccgccgccgcagctctACCCCGTCGcagtcgccgtcgccgccggtTCCCACCACCGCGCCCTCTGCGGCATCGGCTTCCCCCCGAAGCCCTCctcccgcgcgccgccgccgcccctggACCAATCCGTCACCGTCGCCAACCCCGCCGGGTACATCCCCAACGCGAGCCCCACCGCCGTCATGAACCtccccggcgccgccgccgccccccagGCCCGGCCCTTCGTGTACGGCGTCCCCGATCACGCGGCGGCGCACGCGATGAGGCCGCCGCCGATGCAGGCGCAGCAGCCCCTGCCGCCGCTCGCCATAGCTAGGCCAGTCGCGGCCGCTGgaggaggcggcagcggcgTGGTCTCGCTTGCGGTGCCTCCGAAGGGCGTTCCTGCTGCTGCTCATTCTAAggtctcttcttttctttcaactCTCTCTTTCATTAGATTCAGTTAATAAAGCCGTAAAAAACGTATAAAACTTTTCTCTACTATAGGCTATTTGATTTgactacccaacctttcaaaatttcaattttagtaCCCAAATAATTCGGCAGTTCTTCGGATAcagaatttaaactaattgtttactttaataaatttatagttatgtaAATTATATAAAGCATACTGTGTAAACCCGTGAAGATTAATGaggcattcaaaatttgaagataaAGAGTCACTAATtggatcaaattaaataaattaaaaggtcagatagtaaaaatcaaaattttaaagattagatagtcaaaTTCAAATGGTGGGTGATGGTTGAGGTAAGctttatacattttcacctAACAAAGATTGAACTTGAATGAGATGTTTGAGGACTCTGTCTTATGTTAATCTTGTGGTAGCTTTTTCTGATTCTGCACTTCAAATAGTCTTAAAGATTGTTTCTTTCTTAGTTTTTCGGTTGGGAAAGGGAGAGAGGTGTATTTCAGTAATGAAATGTTATAGGGGAAAATATCATGGTGAATGTATGTGCTTTCTTtgtaaattttcaattattcaTCTACGTTAGGAATTTGGACTTTTGTAGGGGAATGATAAGCCTAAGTTTCACTACTTCTCGGTGTATTTCATTATGATAGGATTCAATTCTACACAAGTAATTGTAGATTTTCTCTCCTTATTGTATTAGATACTTTCCAGGAGAGtggatatatatgtttttttgcaGGGTGAAAAATAATGAAAGTACTAGGTTTCCAAGAATGCATggttgtgtgtttttttttccttttgtttttttttgagttaacaATGTCTTGTTCCTTTCCATTTTATTTGTTTCACAGATCATTTTGTTGAGATAAATTCTTTTGTATGTCTAACTTGCTTAGGTTTGCTCGTTGCCAACCGTATCTTCAGCTCATGATTATGGCAACTCTAAGGAGAGGTAATATGCAAGATCCAACATTGGTCTACTCGGTTGAATTTTCTTATTGGACATAGGCACTTATGTGTGTCAAACTTCTTGCAGGGATAGGAGCGGAGAAGATACTCTGATGACAATTCACAGCCGAAAAGTAAGTAAATCATTACAAGTTTCCGAAGTTTTGAAAGTTAGAGTTGGGATAACAATGCATGGAAT
Above is a genomic segment from Ananas comosus cultivar F153 linkage group 15, ASM154086v1, whole genome shotgun sequence containing:
- the LOC109721626 gene encoding peroxidase A2-like; this encodes MLSNYSASLSSVVLTIFAVLLLRGSEAQLSSTFYDRTCPNVSAIVTSVIKQAHQSDVRIYASLTRLFFHDCFVQGCDGSLFLDSTPTIQSEKSAPANNNSARGFPVVDNIKAAIENVCPGVVSCADILALASEASVDLSGGPSWSVLLGRRDSTTANLASAMNLPSPFDTLSKLRSKFSNVGLSDTDLVALSGAHTFGRAQCRFFNQRLYNFNNTGRPDPTLDTTYLATLQQSCPKNANLNGLNNLDPTTPNKFDKNYYSNVENKRGLLQSDQELLSSSDAASTTAPIVNSFASSKSTFFRAFATSMINMGNISPLTGSRGEIRSNCRKINGS
- the LOC109721087 gene encoding formin-like protein 5, translated to MSTEEKKENEKSHAQCRPPRPLEPSPPASLPLSPSHPHQPYLSPPHLPPLPPALLLPLLSPKPYAPLPPLPLPPPPPPPQLYPVAVAVAAGSHHRALCGIGFPPKPSSRAPPPPLDQSVTVANPAGYIPNASPTAVMNLPGAAAAPQARPFVYGVPDHAAAHAMRPPPMQAQQPLPPLAIARPVAAAGGGGSGVVSLAVPPKGVPAAAHSKVCSLPTVSSAHDYGNSKERDRSGEDTLMTIHSRKVRILDSESPSLYSLCRAWLRNSVPHESQPNIGNSVELPKPLPASMIDASILRDDANGDKDDESNHVRSAEELSTQDLLNEHIKRGKKIRARLLIAIIKEGIEYNEFQSTVLQVEQRAPTTDREVQRKAHPPPPSEP